GAAATGTGGTTTCACATTTTAGAGCAAGGGAATTTTTATTACATCGATGAGCCGTTGTGTTCTTTTAGAGTGCATGAGTGTCAACAGACCAAAATTAATATTAATAATTATCTAGATATAGATGATTCATCGCTACTCTTCGAAGACTATTTAAGTAAACCTTACATAAAGCTATCCAGGTTAGAGAAGGAGTATATGCTTTACCTTAATGCCTATGGTTTCTGGAAGCTTTATAAAAGACAACACAAAATTTCTAAAGAAATGGCTATTGAAAGAATCAATAAATATTACAGCTTCACTCGGCTTTTTTTTAATTACCCCTTGTATAAGTTCTTCAATTTGAAAAAAAACTTAAAAGGTCATTGCGGCCAAAGGGACGATGAGTAGTGGACCCTGGCGGCAATTAAAGGCGACAAGACGTTAGCGGAGTTTTCAGACCAGTTTGATGTCCACCAGAATCAAATTCAAGACTGGAAAAAAACAATTACTGGATCAGGCAGCGTCGGGGAGAATATAATAACTTCAGGCCACATTCATCACTTGAAGATTTAACGCCGGTTGAATATCGTAATCGGCAAGAAGCCGAAAATTTCGACTTTTGACTGCTCCAGTTCTGGTGAGCTTTACAAAATGAAGAAGTTTTGGGAGGGTGTTCATGAATATTTTTGAAAGGATACACTTTCTCCATCGTGTATGGCGTTATCGATTGCGCGGTGAAAAATTTGGCGTATCCTTTCTCCTCAGCCGTGAGTTAACAGGAAAGACTGCTGTGGACATCGGTGCGAACCGCGGGGTCTATAGTTATTGGATGAATAAAAAAGTAGGGCCTCAAGGTTTTGTTATTTCTTTTGAGCCGCAACCAGAGCTCGATATATATTTGAACCAAGTCAAAAAGGTTTTTGACCTCAAACAAATAGAAGTAGCCAAATTGGGTTTGTCGTCTGTCGCTGGAGAGCGTGTGTTGGTCCGCCCCAAGAACCACTGGGGGGGCGCAAGCCTGGAGGGATCTCCAAATGAGGATAAAGATTTACTTGAAATCAGAGTAACGACACTAGATGACTATTTCCACAATCATCCGGCCCGACCCATAAGGTTTATCAAATGCGATGTAGAAGGGCATGAATATGACGTATTCCAAGGTGGAAAACGGATACTACAACAAGATCGCCCCGACTTGCTCTTCGAGTGTTTTGATGTTCGGAATCCAAAGTGTGATGTGTTTTCTTATTTAAGGGATCTGGAATACGATGGCTTCTTCTTTTATCAACGGGGGTTTGTTCCTATTGCTAAATATGAAACTTTCCGTAAATCGATACATGAGAAAGCACTTTTTAATTTTGTTTTTGTCCCGAAGGAAAGTTCCCACACTCTAAATATGTATTGTGTATAATTTGATGGTCATTCAAATCGTTCTAACGACTTTAACGCTTTAAGCGTTTGTCGCTTTTTACCGCTTGGCGGTGTTAAGGAGAGGAAATATTCTATGTCTCTCTTCAGAGAATACGATATCCGTGGGGTATATGGAAAAGAATTAACGGAGGGGATGGCCGAGGCGATTGGAAAATCGTTTGGGACCTTGATGCGACGAGATGGGAGAAAAAAGATCGCTCTCGGTTATGATATCCGCTTAAGCAGTCCTTCATTGCGATCTGCCCTTCTCTCCGGTCTTCTCTCAACCGGCCTTCATGTTGTTGATATCGGAAAGTGTCCGACCCCGGTTCTTTATTTCTCACTCTTCCAGTTGGAGGTCGAGGGGGGGGTCATGATTACCGCCAGCCATAATCCGGCAGAGTTCAACGGTTTTAAGCTCTGCCGCGGAAGGCATTCCCTTTTTGGCGATGAAATACAAGAGGTCCGAACCCTGATTGAGCGTGAAGATTATGAGGAGGGGAAGGGGACGCTCGTGATGCTGGAAGGATTTATGTCCTCCTATGTTCATTACTTTGTGGCGCAATTTGGAGCATCGTTTTCAAAAAAGATCGTGATTGATTGTGGAAACGCGGCCGCCTCCTTGGTTGCCCCTGAAATATTCAAAAAATTGGGCTGTGAAGTCATTCCTCTTTACTGTGAGCCGGATGGCCGTTTCCCGAATCATCATCCCGACCCGACAGTCCCTGAAAACCTGGCTGACATGATTGCTGAGGTCCGAAGAGTGGGGGCCGATGCCGGGATTGCATTTGATGGAGATGGAGACCGCCTTGGCGTCGTTGATGAAAAAGGGGAGATCATCTGGGGGGATCGCCTCACACTCCTGTTTGCCACGGAGATTTTAAAAGAATCGCCCGGAGCAATCGTTATCTCTGAGGTAAAGGCCTCTCAGGTATTGTATGACGAAGTCACCCGCATGGGTGGGAATGCGATTATGTGGAAGACGGGTCACTCTCTTATAAAGGCCAAGATGAAGGAGACAGGGGCTTTGCTGGCAGGGGAGATGAGTGGTCATATTTTCTTCAGCGATCGGTATTTTGGATATGATGACGCGATTTACGCTGGATGTCGGCTTGTAGAGATTCTTTGCAGGTATAGGCGGCCGCTTTCATCATACTTTGTCGATCTTCCGCGGACCTGCGTCACGCCTGAAATTCGCATTGATTGTCCTGATGACCAGAAATTTGAGATCGTTGAGCGATGCCGGGGATTTTTCTCTAAAAAGCACAAAACGATAGAAATTGATGGCATACGTATTCTGTTTGAAGGGGGATGGGGCTTAATCCGCGCATCAAATACCCAACCGGCGCTGGTATTGCGATTTGAGGCGAACCATCCTGATTTATTGGTCGAAATACAGGAATATGTCAACAAGATCCTGGCAGAGTTGAGAGGATAAGAACCGTGTTTTTCGTAAACGACTTGACACTGGGATGGTATCAGATAAAATAAATTCTGATGGCTTGTAAGGCTTCTATTTCCTCCAAAAGGAGGTTCTCTTCTGTAGAAGGATAAAATGGAAAAGGCGATAAGCAAACCAAAGAATGTGGTCGGAAGAAAAAAACTGGGCGAACTTCTTATTGAAGGAGGATTTTTATCAGCGCATCAGCTGAATCGTGCCCTTCAGGAGCAAAAAAAGAGCCGCAAGCGATTAGGGGAAACGCTGATTGAGTTGAAAATGATTTCCGAAGAACAACTCGCACAAACACTCGCTCCTTTAATTGGAATGCGTTATATAAGACCAACTTCGATGGAGGTCGATCCTGAGATTTTCATGCTGATCCCTGAGCAGCTTGCCAGACGCCATCTTGCCGTGCCCTTAAAAATTGACAATAAGGAACTAATGGTCGCTATGGTCGATCCGCTCGATTATGAATCGATAAATGACCTCCGTTTCCATGCCGGCATGGCCATTCATCCTCTTGTTGCAACCCGAAAAGAAGTACTTGCGACAATAGAGGACAGCTATCGAATCGACATGTCCGTGGAAAAGATCGTGCAGGCCTCTGCAAAAGATTTTGACACCGGATCAGTTGAGGTTATTCCCGAGTTGGCCGAGGCTGATCTTCTTAACGCGGAGACCCGTTCTCTTGAAGAGCGAAGCCGCCTAGCCCCGGTGATTCAATTGGTAAATCTTATCTTAAGTAAGGCGATCAAGATGCGTGCCAGTGATATTCATATTGAACCCGGACAGAAAGAATGCAAAGTCCGGTTCAGAATCGATGGACTTCTCAAAGATGATATGCGACTTCCAAAATGGGTCCAAAGTCCCTTGGTCTCCAGAATAAAGATATTGGCCAAGCTCGACATTTCTGAACGGCGTCTTCCCCAGGATGGGGCTGTTCGGGTGTATGCTCAAAACCGTAAGGTTGATTTGCGGGTTTCAGCACTTCCAACGCACCATGGGGAGAAGATGGTTCTGCGTATATTGGATCAATCAAAGCTGGTGATCGAGATTGAAAAAGTAGGTTTTCTCGAAAAAGATGTCCAGGCCGTGCGGAGAATGGTCAAGAAAAAGAAGGGAATGATCCTGGTGACCGGCCCCACGGGCAGCGGAAAAACAACCACACTGTATGCCATTATCAATGAGTTGCGCTCAGAAGTCAGCAACCTGACCACTGTGGAGGATCCGGTCGAATATACGATCGAGGGGGTTAACCAGGTCCAGATAAACCCTGACATCGGGCTTACCTTTGCGTCGGCTCTGCGGTCTATTTTGCGACAGGATCCGAATATTATTTTTGTGGGTGAGATCAGGGATTTGGAAACGGCTGAGATTGCCTTTCGAGCAGCCATGACGGGCCATCTTGTCCTTTCGACGATTCATACCAACGATGCGACCGCTACGATTACGCGTCTGATTGATATCGGGATTCCCAGATACCTTGTCTCATCTGCAGTCATCGGTATCATCGGACAACGTCTCATCCGTAAACTCTGCTTACGGTGCAAGGTTGAGTTGCCTCAATCTGATTTGCCTTCCCCCCCCCCTTCTCTAGAAGATCACTCTCATTCGTCCGGAGTGTTCCCGGTGGGTCCCGCCAAGCAGGGAGAAGGGTGTAATGCCTGTAATTATTCCGGTTTCTCAGGTCGTGTTGGGATTTTTGAGATATTAACCCTTTCAAGCAAGGTCAAGGAACTGATTTCTTCCGGCGTGACGGATCAGGAACTTCGATCTGCGGGAGTGGTTTTGGGGATGACTTCAATGGAGGAAGACGGCATTGAGAAAGTGAAAGCGGGTATTACCGTTATGGATGAGGTCCTCCGTGTTGTTGATTCTGAAGAGGTCTTTAAGAGTATCTGTTCAAAATGTGACAGGCCGATACGGGTCGATTTCCTGGTTTGCCCTCATTGTGAATCCCCCTCACCTTATGTCTGCTCCTCCTGTGGAAAACTGACCCAGCCGGAGTGGCGCGTTTGTCCGTATTGCAGACACAAAGAGAGTTCTCCTTGATTTCCCTACAGATGAATCGTGGAGCGACCACAACCCCTTCTTTCTAAAAATAGGTTCTTCAGTCTATTGTGCCCGGTTCTATTCCTTGTTCAATGTTTTGCCCTTGTCAGATCTCTTTTGACCGGTTAGAATAATAAGAGAGGGTTGTCAGTCATATCTTTAAGAGGAAAGTTCGATGAAGCCTGTGCAAGGTTCTGAGATCTCAAAAGGAAAATTGCTGATTGCGATGCCGCTGTTGAACGACCCGAATTTTCGTCAGACGGTTGTCTTGATTTGTGAGCATGGAGAAGAAGGGTCACTGGGTGTCATCATGAACCGGCCGACAGAGATCGCGGTTTCCACACTCATTGATGATTTCCCGAGTGTGAGCGGGACAGATTTTATTTACGCAGGAGGACCTATCGCGAAGAACGGGATGTTGATTCTCTGTCGTGGGGAGGAGGACTACGAGAACCACGCTGTTGTTGATGGGGTATTTGTTGCAAAAAACATTGATGCATTAAAGGTCCCTGGCGTATTGGGCCCGGAAGGAGAGGTTCGATGCTATCTGGGATATGGCGGCTGGGGTCCTGGACAATTGGAGTCCGAGATTCAATCCGGGGCTTGGAGCGTAATCTCGTCTGATTCGACCTTGATTTTTGACGCAGATCCCACTGAGCTCTGGCCCCAGATGATGCGTCGACTAGGCCCAAACTGGGCCTTTTATGCCTCGATGCCACCCGACCCAAATCTGAACTAGATTTTCCCATCTGCAAAGCCCAATGACCACGCATAGCGAGTGCAATCCCCATCCTTCTGGGGGCTTAGCGAGAGAGTATCTATTAGAGGGGTATTTTACTTCTCAGGTCGAAGACTTCCCGTTGTTTTATTGCGGGGTTCTTCAATCTCAAACCGGATCAATGACCCAAGATCTGCGAAAGATCCCGGGTCATTGAGAATGAAATGAGTCTAGAAACGATAGGATGCACTGAACGAGAGTGCGGTCTGATCAGGAATTCGAAGTTCGACTCCATATTGCACCTTCCCGCCCGTTTTTATCACTGTTCCGAAAAAGATACCGAAAGTTTTATCCTCTCGAGCTACACCATCAATGTCCACCCCGGACCAGACCACTCCGCCATAAGGGAGCAACATGAGTTCTTTCTTTTTCTGAGCGCGGTCTTTTGAAGGTGCATAATATGCGCCGATTGCCAAGTCATATTCGGTGTAGGAGTGGCGTGTTCCGTCTATATCTCCTGGCCCTACTCCTGTCCCACCGTCTTGCTCACCCCTTATCCGGAGCGTTTGAACAACGGTCCCGATCTTTATATTTGAATCAGGAAGCTCGGCCCATGTGGCCTTGAACCCGATACCGAAAAGAGGGCCGTTGTCGGTATTAATCTCGTTAATCCCGGGAGACACTTCAAAAGTTCCGAAACCGAAAC
The Candidatus Manganitrophaceae bacterium DNA segment above includes these coding regions:
- a CDS encoding YqgE/AlgH family protein, with product MKPVQGSEISKGKLLIAMPLLNDPNFRQTVVLICEHGEEGSLGVIMNRPTEIAVSTLIDDFPSVSGTDFIYAGGPIAKNGMLILCRGEEDYENHAVVDGVFVAKNIDALKVPGVLGPEGEVRCYLGYGGWGPGQLESEIQSGAWSVISSDSTLIFDADPTELWPQMMRRLGPNWAFYASMPPDPNLN
- a CDS encoding FkbM family methyltransferase; its protein translation is MNIFERIHFLHRVWRYRLRGEKFGVSFLLSRELTGKTAVDIGANRGVYSYWMNKKVGPQGFVISFEPQPELDIYLNQVKKVFDLKQIEVAKLGLSSVAGERVLVRPKNHWGGASLEGSPNEDKDLLEIRVTTLDDYFHNHPARPIRFIKCDVEGHEYDVFQGGKRILQQDRPDLLFECFDVRNPKCDVFSYLRDLEYDGFFFYQRGFVPIAKYETFRKSIHEKALFNFVFVPKESSHTLNMYCV
- a CDS encoding phosphomannomutase/phosphoglucomutase; translated protein: MSLFREYDIRGVYGKELTEGMAEAIGKSFGTLMRRDGRKKIALGYDIRLSSPSLRSALLSGLLSTGLHVVDIGKCPTPVLYFSLFQLEVEGGVMITASHNPAEFNGFKLCRGRHSLFGDEIQEVRTLIEREDYEEGKGTLVMLEGFMSSYVHYFVAQFGASFSKKIVIDCGNAAASLVAPEIFKKLGCEVIPLYCEPDGRFPNHHPDPTVPENLADMIAEVRRVGADAGIAFDGDGDRLGVVDEKGEIIWGDRLTLLFATEILKESPGAIVISEVKASQVLYDEVTRMGGNAIMWKTGHSLIKAKMKETGALLAGEMSGHIFFSDRYFGYDDAIYAGCRLVEILCRYRRPLSSYFVDLPRTCVTPEIRIDCPDDQKFEIVERCRGFFSKKHKTIEIDGIRILFEGGWGLIRASNTQPALVLRFEANHPDLLVEIQEYVNKILAELRG
- a CDS encoding type II secretion system protein GspE produces the protein MEKAISKPKNVVGRKKLGELLIEGGFLSAHQLNRALQEQKKSRKRLGETLIELKMISEEQLAQTLAPLIGMRYIRPTSMEVDPEIFMLIPEQLARRHLAVPLKIDNKELMVAMVDPLDYESINDLRFHAGMAIHPLVATRKEVLATIEDSYRIDMSVEKIVQASAKDFDTGSVEVIPELAEADLLNAETRSLEERSRLAPVIQLVNLILSKAIKMRASDIHIEPGQKECKVRFRIDGLLKDDMRLPKWVQSPLVSRIKILAKLDISERRLPQDGAVRVYAQNRKVDLRVSALPTHHGEKMVLRILDQSKLVIEIEKVGFLEKDVQAVRRMVKKKKGMILVTGPTGSGKTTTLYAIINELRSEVSNLTTVEDPVEYTIEGVNQVQINPDIGLTFASALRSILRQDPNIIFVGEIRDLETAEIAFRAAMTGHLVLSTIHTNDATATITRLIDIGIPRYLVSSAVIGIIGQRLIRKLCLRCKVELPQSDLPSPPPSLEDHSHSSGVFPVGPAKQGEGCNACNYSGFSGRVGIFEILTLSSKVKELISSGVTDQELRSAGVVLGMTSMEEDGIEKVKAGITVMDEVLRVVDSEEVFKSICSKCDRPIRVDFLVCPHCESPSPYVCSSCGKLTQPEWRVCPYCRHKESSP